The proteins below come from a single Cannabis sativa cultivar Pink pepper isolate KNU-18-1 chromosome 3, ASM2916894v1, whole genome shotgun sequence genomic window:
- the LOC115702281 gene encoding pleiotropic drug resistance protein 2: MDVAKIDMQNKKQQLKENILKLVEKDNESFLRRLRDRINRVGIEIPKIEVRYEDLSVEGDVHVGSRAIPTLLNATLNTIEGVLGMVQIAPSKKRKLQILKDVSGIIRPSRMTLLLGPPSAGKTTLLKAIAGKLDQNLRVSGKVTYCGHEFNEFVPQRTCAYISQHDLHFGEMTVRETLDFSGRFLGVGSRYEILEQLSKREKEAGIEPDIEIDTFMKATAVSGQETSLITDYILKILGLEICADTIVGDVMRRGISGGQKKRVTIGEMLVGPAKVFAMDEISTGLDSTTTYQICNYMRQMVHISDLTMVISLLQPAPETYELFDDIILLSEGQVVYQGPRENVLEFFEYMGFKCPDRKGVADFLQEVTSKKDQEQYWFKTEQPYIFISVSEFSDSFKSFHIGQQLLNDLKVPYDKSKAPKTALTTNKYGISNWELFKACFSREWLLMKHNYFIYAFKIAQITIMSIIALTVFFRTEMPVGTLQDGEKFLGTLYFSLLNVMFNGLVEMALTVMRLPVFYKQRDFLFYPAWAFALPILVLRIPLSFVESAVWIILTYYTIGYAPDASRFFKQFLVLFAIHHTALSLFRFVASIGRTQIVSNTLGIFTFLILVLLGGIIIDKNDLEHWISWGYYISIITYGLNAIVINEFLDDRWSVPNQDPKISELTVGKAILKARGIPAEENEFWVCIGALFGFSLLFNILVIAALTYLNPTGDSKAVVPNEESEKREMESFHRENGSSKDVSSNKDEEKRGMVLPFQPLSIAFNHINYFVDMPTEMKSKKYEGDRLQLLREVSGAFRPGILTAIVGVSGAGKTTLMDVLAGRKTGGYIEGTISISGYPKNQSTFARISGYCEQNDIHSPNVTVYESLLYSAWLRLSSNVNTESRKMFVDEIMDLVELNPIRDALVGLPNINGLSTEQRKRLTIAVELVANPSIIFMDEPTSGLDARAAAIVMRTVRNTVDTGRTVVCTIHQPSIDIFEAFDELLLMKLGGHVIYAGPLGSHSHKLIEFFEAIPKIPKIKDGYNPATWMLEITDPYFEAQINVDFAEIYAKSSLYQRNQELINELSTPTLGSDDLHFPTKYSQPFLVQCKACFWKQHWSYWRNPEYNAIRFFSTTIIGAIFGIVFWNKGQQMTKQQDVMNILGGMFLAVLFLGGNNANAVQPIVSIERTVSYRERAAGMYSAVPYAFAQVAIETIYTVIQSFVFSIILFSVLRFEWTAGKFMWLYYYITMCFTYFTMCGMMVTALTPGIEVAAIVMSFILSFWNLFAGFFLTRMQIPIWWRWYYWASPVAWTVYGLVTSQLGDKDIEIEVYGFSTGIQLKMFLKESLGFDYDFLPVVGIVHLAWVLLFFFVFAYGIKYLNFQKR, from the exons ATGGACGTGGCTAAGATTGACATGCAGAATAAGAAGCAGCAGCTAAAGGAGAACATACTAAAGCTAGTTGAGAAAGATAATGAGAGTTTTCTTCGGAGACTCAGGGACAGAATTAATAG GGTGGGAATTGAGATTCCAAAGATTGAAGTTAGATATGAAGATTTATCAGTTGAAGGAGATGTCCATGTTGGGAGCAGAGCTATTCCAACTCTACTTAATGCTACCTTGAACACCATCGAG GGTGTGCTGGGAATGGTTCAAATAGCTCCATCAAAGAAGAGAAAACTTCAGATACTCAAAGATGTCAGTGGAATCATTAGACCCTCAAG GATGACTCTACTTTTGGGGCCTCCAAGTGCTGGGAAAACAACTTTGCTGAAGGCAATTGCAGGGAAACTTGATCAAAATTTAAGG GTATCTGGGAAAGTGACCTATTGTGGACATGAATTCAATGAATTTGTTCCACAAAGAACATGTGCTTACATTAGTCAACATGACCTTCACTTTGGAGAGATGACAGTAAGAGAGACACTCGATTTTTCGGGGCGGTTTTTAGGTGTCGGTTCGAGGTATGAAATACTAGAACAACTTtccaaaagggaaaaagaagcAGGAATTGAGCCAGATATTGAGATTGACACATTCATGAAGGCCACAGCTGTGTCAGGCCAAGAGACTAGTTTAATTACAGATTATATTCTCAAG ATTCTTGGATTGGAGATTTGTGCTGATACCATAGTTGGTGATGTAATGAGAAGAGGTATCTCTGGTGGTCAGAAAAAGCGAGTGACAATAG GAGAGATGTTGGTAGGACCAGCCAAGGTTTTTGCAATGGATGAAATTTCAACTGGACTAGACAGTACCACCACTTATCAAATATGTAACTACATGAGACAAATGGTTCATATTTCAGATTTAACAATGGTCATCTCTCTTCTACAGCCAGCACCAGAGACATATGAGCTTTTTGATGACATTATATTACTTTCAGAAGGTCAAGTAGTGTACCAAGGTCCAAGAGAGAATGTACTAGAGTTTTTTGAGTACATGGGATTCAAATGCCCGGATAGGAAAGGAGTTGCTGATTTTCTCCAAGAAGTAACTTCCAAGAAAGATCAAGAGCAGTACTGGTTCAAAACTGAGCAACCATACATATTCATTTCGGTTTCTGAGTTCTCAGACTCCTTTAAGTCTTTCCATATTGGACAACAACTCTTAAATGATCTTAAGGTCCCATATGATAAGTCTAAAGCACCAAAAACTGCATTAACAACAAACAAGTATGGAATATCAAATTGGGAACTTTTCAAAGCTTGTTTTTCAAGAGAATGGTTGTTAATGAagcataattattttatttacgcATTCAAGATTGCGCAGATAACAATCATGTCGATTATTGCTTTGACTGTGTTCTTTAGGACTGAAATGCCAGTTGGTACTTTACAAGATGGAGAAAAGTTTCTTGGAACACTCTATTTTAGTCTACTTAATGTAATGTTTAATGGGTTGGTGGAGATGGCATTAACTGTTATGAGACTTCCTGTTTTTTATAAGCAAAGGGATTTCTTATTTTACCCTGCTTGGGCATTTGCCTTACCTATTTTGGTTCTAAGGATTCCTCTGTCATTTGTAGAATCAGCAGTTTGGATCATTCTAACATACTACACAATAGGATATGCCCCAGATGCTAGCAG ATTTTTTAAACAGTTCTTGGTACTCTTTGCCATACATCACACAGCTTTATCACTCTTTCGCTTTGTTGCTTCAATCGGAAGAACACAAATTGTCTCAAACACACTTGGAATTTTCACATTTTTAATCCTTGTACTTCTAGGAGGGATTATTATTGACAAAA ATGACCTTGAGCATTGGATATCATGGGGTTACTATATTTCTATCATAACTTATGGACTAAATGCCATAGTCATAAATGAATTTCTTGATGACAGATGGAGTGTG CCAAATCAAGATCCCAAAATTAGTGAGCTTACAGTTGGGAAAGCCATCCTCAAGGCCAGAGGCATCCCTGCTGaagaaaatgaattttgggttTGCATTGGAGCACTTTTTGGATTTTCTCTTCTTTTCAACATCTTAGTAATTGCAGCTTTGACTTATCTGAATC CTACAGGAGATTCTAAAGCTGTTGTTCCAAATGAAGAAAGTGAGAAAAGAGAAATGGAGTCATTTCATAGAG AGAACGGTTCTTCAAAAGATGTTAGCTCTAACAAagatgaagaaaagagaggaatgGTTTTACCTTTCCAACCGCTTTCGATCGCCTTTAACCATATCAACTACTTTGTTGACATGCCTACT GAAATGAAGAGTAAAAAATATGAAGGAGATCGTCTTCAGTTGTTACGCGAAGTTAGTGGCGCTTTTAGACCGGGGATACTAACAGCAATAGTTGGTGTTAGTGGTGCTGGAAAGACCACTCTTATGGATGTCTTAGCAGGAAGAAAAACAGGAGGATACATAGAAGGAACCATCAGCATTTCTGGTTATCCAAAGAACCAATCGACATTTGCTCGAATTAGTGGTTATTGTGAACAAAATGACATTCATTCACCAAATGTCACAGTCTATGAATCTCTACTCTATTCAGCATGGCTTCGCCTTTCTTCGAATGTCAATACAGAATCAAGAAAG ATGTTTGTTGATGAAATTATGGATTTGGTAGAGCTAAATCCAATAAGAGATGCTTTAGTTGGCCTTCCAAACATTAATGGTCTTTCAACTGAACAAAGGAAAAGGCTAACAATAGCTGTGGAATTGGTTGCTAACCCATCCATCATCTTCATGGATGAACCAACATCTGGTCTTGATGCTAGAGCAGCTGCCATTGTCATGCGAACGGTTAGAAACACCGTCGACACAGGTAGAACTGTTGTTTGTACTATTCATCAGCCAAGTATAGACATTTTTGAAGCTTTTGATGAG TTACTACTGATGAAATTAGGAGGACATGTGATTTATGCTGGACCACTTGGTAGCCATTCTCATAAGCTCATTGAATTCTTTGAA GCTATTCCAAAGATTCCCAAGATTAAGGATGGTTATAATCCTGCTACATGGATGCTTGAAATCACTGATCCATATTTTGAGGCTCAAATTAATGTTGATTTTGCTGAAATCTATGCCAAATCCTCACTTTACCA GAGAAACCAAGAGCTAATCAACGAGCTTAGTACTCCAACACTGGGCTCGGACGACCTTCACTTCCCTACCAAATACTCACAACCATTTCTTGTTCAATGCAAAGCTTGTTTTTGGAAACAACACTGGTCTTATTGGAGAAACCCTGAATACAATGCCATCCGGTTCTTTAGTACCACAATCATTGGTGCTATATTTGGTATTGTCTTTTGGAACAAGGGACAACAAAT GACCAAACAACAAGATGTGATGAACATTTTAGGAGGCATGTTTCTTGCTGTACTTTTTCTTGGAGGTAACAATGCTAATGCAGTGCAGCCTATAGTTTCCATTGAAAGAACAGTTTCCTACCGCGAAAGAGCTGCAGGAATGTATTCAGCTGTGCCTTATGCATTTGCTCAG GTGGCCATTGAGACAATCTACACAGTAATACAATCATTTGTATTTTCAATTATACTCTTCTCTGTGCTACGTTTTGAATGGACAGCAGGAAAGTTCATGTGGCTCTACTACTACATAACAATGTGCTTCACCTATTTCACCATGTGTGGAATGATGGTTACTGCATTGACTCCAGGGATTGAGGTTGCTGCCATTGTCATGTCCTTCATCTTGAGTTTTTGGAACTTGTTTGCTGGATTTTTCCTTACTAGAATG CAAATTCCTATATGGTGGAGGTGGTACTATTGGGCTTCTCCAGTAGCTTGGACAGTATATGGCTTAGTAACATCTCAATTGGGTGATAAAGATATTGAGATTGAGGTCTATGGATTTAGTACTGGTATTCAATTGAAGATGTTTCTTAAGGAAAGTTTGGGTTTTGACTATGATTTTCTTCCAGTTGTTGGCATTGTTCATCTAGCTTGGGTTTTACTCTTCTTCTTCGTATTTGCTTATGGCATCAAGTATctcaattttcaaaaaagatAG